The Methanocella arvoryzae MRE50 genome includes a region encoding these proteins:
- a CDS encoding DedA family protein — protein MVLFEFLSKYIVDLICAFGYPGVVFLMTLESACMPVPSEIVMPFAGFAAQQGRLDFFWVGMAGSIGSLIGAVLSYAIGYYGGRPLLEKYGKYFFITKHEMDVADAWFKKYGARVIFISRLLPIFKTFISLPAGIARMDFKNFTIATFVGSVPWCFALAYSGVLLGENWSLIEEYWIYVDILTVLCVLVFLGYLGYKALKFKKISDAQKEARGIRSK, from the coding sequence TTGGTACTCTTTGAATTCCTCAGCAAGTATATAGTTGATCTGATTTGCGCTTTCGGCTACCCGGGTGTTGTGTTCCTGATGACGCTGGAGAGTGCCTGTATGCCAGTCCCAAGCGAAATCGTCATGCCTTTCGCAGGGTTCGCCGCTCAGCAGGGCAGGCTGGACTTCTTCTGGGTAGGCATGGCGGGCAGCATCGGCAGCCTGATCGGAGCAGTGCTCTCCTACGCGATCGGCTACTACGGAGGCCGGCCGCTGCTGGAAAAGTACGGCAAGTACTTCTTTATCACGAAGCACGAGATGGACGTGGCCGACGCCTGGTTCAAGAAGTACGGTGCGAGGGTGATTTTCATATCGCGGCTCCTGCCTATCTTCAAGACGTTTATCTCTTTGCCCGCGGGCATTGCCAGGATGGACTTTAAGAACTTCACCATCGCCACGTTCGTCGGCTCGGTCCCATGGTGCTTTGCCCTGGCCTATTCGGGCGTCCTGCTGGGCGAAAACTGGAGCCTGATTGAGGAGTACTGGATCTACGTCGACATCCTCACTGTGTTGTGCGTCCTCGTGTTCCTCGGTTACCTCGGCTATAAGGCTCTCAAGTTCAAAAAGATCAGCGATGCCCAGAAGGAAGCCCGGGGCATCAGATCAAAATAG
- the mch gene encoding methenyltetrahydromethanopterin cyclohydrolase — MFSINENVTGYVDELLNKEEELNVKSHYLENQATVIDCGVNTIGSIGAGMLYASIAMGGLGRVSMVPGIIDGLYLQFSQVWIDRPAIACLGSQKPAWKLKAEGFAGTAFGPARASAQKPKALYQAINYSDDAETAVINIEATALPTEKEIDNIAKQCSTDPECVVALVAPPGSIVGTFMTSTRAVEWVMNRLLQLGYNTSDVTSASGVVPVAPLCPTDQECMGSALDAIAYYGMVSLYAKDANDAFKSATSDASKVYGKSFKALLKDAQGDYSKVDPAMFGPARLMVNGLDGSLKTYGRLDPSMLLTSFGLKV, encoded by the coding sequence ATGTTCTCCATCAATGAAAATGTGACCGGCTACGTCGATGAGCTGCTAAATAAAGAAGAAGAGCTGAACGTCAAGTCGCACTACCTGGAAAACCAGGCGACCGTAATCGACTGCGGAGTCAACACGATCGGCAGCATCGGCGCCGGCATGCTCTATGCCAGCATTGCAATGGGCGGCCTCGGCCGGGTATCCATGGTCCCGGGCATCATCGACGGGCTCTACCTGCAGTTCTCCCAGGTCTGGATCGACCGCCCCGCCATCGCCTGCCTCGGCTCACAGAAACCTGCGTGGAAGCTGAAAGCGGAAGGCTTCGCCGGTACCGCATTCGGCCCCGCCCGGGCAAGCGCCCAGAAACCCAAAGCCCTGTACCAGGCGATAAACTACTCGGACGATGCTGAGACCGCTGTCATCAACATAGAGGCCACTGCACTGCCTACGGAGAAAGAAATAGACAACATTGCAAAACAGTGCTCCACAGATCCGGAATGTGTCGTGGCGCTGGTAGCCCCGCCAGGATCCATCGTCGGCACTTTCATGACCAGCACGAGAGCGGTAGAATGGGTCATGAACCGCCTGCTACAGCTCGGCTATAACACCAGCGACGTCACCTCCGCTTCCGGAGTCGTACCAGTAGCGCCGCTGTGCCCCACCGACCAGGAATGCATGGGCTCGGCCCTCGACGCAATCGCGTACTACGGCATGGTTTCGCTTTACGCAAAGGACGCGAACGATGCATTCAAATCCGCAACCTCAGACGCGTCAAAAGTGTACGGAAAGAGCTTCAAAGCGCTTCTCAAAGACGCCCAGGGCGACTACTCCAAAGTCGACCCCGCCATGTTCGGCCCCGCCAGACTCATGGTCAACGGCCTTGACGGATCTCTGAAGACATACGGACGGCTCGATCCTTCGATGCTGCTCACGTCGTTTGGGCTGAAAGTCTGA
- a CDS encoding DHHA1 domain-containing protein: MTMTTLILTHADSDGICSGALAVAASEDPTVFFTSPVSVIDDAEEAEEYDRVIICDIAINISTSGALRKRMNELAAKRELIYIDHHPLPEGFSAPWLVHDQDACGSLLTYWQFKDKLSPDMSRVAMYGAIADFRDNTPLAKELVTRWDKRSLYYHSGTLSQGIEIDRKNFDSKRDLVFRLSKNIIPSDIDGLVKKAVTASRLEEGLRTRVAQSVVRLNNLSYVVDAAGFISKAAIYARIYGNTPVGISAELRPSHHMYDLSVRAEDGIDLNRLLNDSAVKFGGHGGGHPQAGGGRIPEHRLNDFLADLDAAIGRAISEKRTTAEI, encoded by the coding sequence ATGACGATGACGACACTCATTCTGACCCATGCCGATTCCGATGGTATTTGCAGCGGGGCGCTGGCGGTGGCGGCAAGCGAAGATCCCACAGTCTTTTTTACCAGCCCCGTCTCCGTGATCGACGATGCCGAGGAAGCTGAAGAATATGACCGGGTCATCATTTGCGACATTGCGATCAACATCTCGACTTCCGGGGCGCTAAGGAAAAGAATGAACGAGTTAGCCGCAAAGCGGGAACTGATCTACATCGATCACCACCCGCTGCCCGAAGGCTTCAGCGCGCCATGGCTCGTCCACGATCAGGATGCCTGCGGCTCACTGCTTACCTACTGGCAGTTTAAGGATAAGCTGAGCCCTGACATGAGCAGGGTGGCCATGTACGGAGCAATCGCTGACTTCCGGGATAATACTCCTCTGGCTAAGGAGCTTGTCACCCGGTGGGATAAGCGAAGCCTGTACTACCATTCGGGCACCCTGTCCCAGGGCATCGAGATCGACCGCAAAAATTTCGACAGCAAACGAGACCTGGTGTTCAGGCTGTCGAAAAACATCATTCCGTCAGACATCGACGGCCTGGTGAAAAAAGCGGTCACCGCTTCCCGCCTTGAGGAGGGCCTGCGAACCAGGGTGGCGCAGAGCGTCGTCAGGCTGAATAACCTATCCTATGTGGTGGACGCAGCCGGGTTCATATCTAAGGCAGCTATCTATGCCCGCATCTACGGAAATACCCCGGTGGGAATATCTGCTGAACTCAGGCCGTCACATCACATGTACGACCTCAGTGTCAGAGCGGAAGACGGTATCGACCTGAACCGGCTCCTCAACGACTCCGCCGTCAAATTCGGCGGCCACGGCGGCGGCCACCCCCAGGCCGGAGGGGGACGCATACCGGAGCACAGGCTAAATGACTTCCTCGCCGACTTAGATGCGGCCATAGGACGGGCGATTAGTGAAAAAAGAACCACTGCAGAGATATAG
- a CDS encoding GTPBP1 family GTP-binding protein, whose amino-acid sequence MNKLELEALISAGETDNIEFKEFLNRETHLNSRRMETLACQMKHRVIAGNGSAVYVIGVTDAGNMKGITREEFEETVLVLDSIAAEIEARVTGREEYQVNGGLVGLITIESTPKSSEHILIGTAGHVDHGKSTLVGALVTGRSDDGAGRTRIFLDVLPHEISRGLSADLSYAVYGIKGDSVIHLNNPLNKKESANVVAESDKIISFVDTVGHEPWLRTTIRGIVGQKLDYGLLVVAADDGVTHITREHLGILLAMDLPVIIALTKVDVATPEQIKKTEASIHNALKLVGRVPFRVKTPDDVFIVSDKAPEGIVVPILHTSSVTREGYDLLEQLIFSLPKRNLLSKEPFQMYIDRIYQVEGVGVVVSGTIKQGEVVPNDILFLGPTKEGAFVKVKVQSIEMHHYRVNKGVAGDIVGVAIKGIKPHEVVRGMMLSKNMPEAAREFDAEILILNHPTRIGIGYEPVIHLETICEAIEVVGLDAGYMMAGQHGKARMRFKFRPYVVEPGQKFIFREGKSKGVGRVL is encoded by the coding sequence ATGAACAAGCTCGAACTGGAGGCCCTGATCTCTGCCGGAGAGACAGACAACATAGAGTTCAAGGAGTTCCTCAACCGGGAGACTCACCTGAACTCCAGGCGCATGGAGACGCTGGCCTGCCAGATGAAGCACAGGGTCATAGCAGGCAACGGGAGCGCAGTTTACGTTATCGGGGTGACAGATGCGGGCAATATGAAGGGCATCACCCGGGAGGAGTTCGAGGAAACCGTGCTGGTGCTGGACAGCATTGCCGCCGAGATCGAGGCAAGGGTCACCGGCCGGGAGGAGTACCAGGTTAACGGCGGCCTGGTCGGCCTCATTACGATAGAGAGCACTCCAAAGTCTTCCGAGCATATCCTGATCGGCACCGCAGGCCACGTCGACCACGGCAAGAGCACGCTGGTGGGCGCGCTGGTCACGGGAAGGTCGGACGACGGGGCAGGCAGGACCCGCATCTTTCTCGACGTGCTGCCCCACGAGATCTCCAGAGGCCTGTCAGCGGATCTTTCATACGCAGTCTACGGCATCAAGGGAGACAGCGTCATCCACCTGAACAACCCGCTGAACAAGAAAGAAAGCGCCAACGTAGTCGCAGAGTCAGACAAAATCATCTCCTTTGTAGATACTGTGGGCCATGAGCCCTGGCTGCGCACGACCATCCGGGGCATCGTCGGGCAGAAGCTGGACTACGGGCTACTTGTCGTAGCTGCAGACGACGGCGTGACTCACATTACGAGAGAGCACCTCGGCATTTTGCTGGCCATGGATTTGCCTGTCATCATCGCTCTCACCAAGGTCGACGTCGCGACTCCGGAGCAGATCAAGAAGACGGAAGCCAGCATCCACAACGCGCTGAAGCTTGTAGGCAGAGTGCCCTTCCGGGTCAAGACACCGGACGACGTTTTCATTGTGAGTGACAAGGCGCCTGAAGGCATCGTCGTGCCTATCCTGCACACTTCGTCGGTCACCAGAGAGGGCTACGATTTGCTTGAGCAGCTCATTTTCAGCCTGCCCAAGCGGAACCTGCTCTCCAAGGAGCCTTTCCAGATGTACATCGACCGCATCTACCAGGTGGAAGGCGTGGGAGTAGTGGTGAGCGGCACGATCAAGCAGGGCGAGGTCGTCCCGAACGACATTTTGTTCCTCGGCCCCACAAAGGAAGGCGCATTTGTCAAGGTAAAGGTGCAGTCCATAGAAATGCATCACTACCGGGTCAACAAAGGCGTGGCCGGAGACATCGTCGGCGTAGCGATCAAGGGCATCAAGCCCCACGAGGTCGTCAGGGGAATGATGCTGTCGAAAAATATGCCCGAGGCCGCCCGGGAGTTCGACGCCGAGATCCTGATTCTCAACCACCCGACCCGGATTGGTATAGGGTACGAGCCAGTCATCCACCTTGAGACCATATGCGAAGCCATCGAAGTCGTCGGCCTCGATGCCGGGTACATGATGGCCGGCCAGCATGGCAAAGCCCGGATGCGGTTCAAGTTCCGGCCTTACGTCGTCGAGCCCGGGCAGAAATTCATTTTCCGCGAGGGAAAGAGCAAGGGCGTCGGGCGAGTGTTGTAA
- a CDS encoding MBL fold metallo-hydrolase — protein MILRNLKAEGLAHNTYFIASGEEAVVIDPRREPADLRECLDLARESGAIIRYILETHRNEDFVHGSLELEKMTGATIYHGASLPFKYGQPLRDGDRITFDKLSILTMETPGHTPESLTYVLYDQKYPDEPLATFTGDALFVNSTGRIDLPDENEKHVNAGKLYDSIHGKILPLGDHVVIYPAHGAGSVCGSGMGDRDWSTIGYEKRTNPHLQLGRDEFIEYKVGEKFVRPPYFLRMEDYNLNGPPLLESRRAPVPLGVQTFDRAMRQKGTEVVDIRLPQAFGGGHIPGSYSIWLGGMALFPGWLFDYETELLLVPYEDEDAWKADRLLCRIGFDQVYGYLAGGFEPWQNAGMPIEFTGELPVDALKPLMDTSDIRLIDVREPREWQNGIVPGALLRYVGHLKTDLPDVPRDRPVAVMCSVGHRGSLGASILQKAGYGQVYNVPGGFTAWRARDYPVKPAK, from the coding sequence ATGATCCTCCGCAACCTAAAAGCAGAAGGCCTCGCCCATAACACTTACTTCATCGCTTCCGGGGAAGAAGCGGTCGTCATCGATCCCCGGCGAGAGCCCGCAGACCTGCGGGAGTGCCTCGACCTCGCCCGTGAAAGTGGCGCTATTATCCGGTATATTCTGGAAACCCACCGAAACGAGGACTTCGTCCACGGCTCCCTTGAACTTGAGAAAATGACGGGTGCAACGATCTACCACGGCGCCAGCCTGCCCTTCAAGTACGGCCAGCCGTTGCGGGATGGCGACCGGATCACTTTCGACAAGCTCAGCATTCTGACCATGGAGACGCCGGGCCATACCCCGGAAAGCCTGACCTATGTGCTGTACGACCAAAAATACCCTGACGAGCCTCTGGCCACCTTCACTGGAGATGCCCTTTTCGTAAACAGCACCGGCCGCATCGATCTGCCAGACGAAAATGAGAAGCACGTAAACGCCGGGAAGCTGTACGACTCTATCCATGGGAAAATACTGCCGCTGGGCGATCATGTGGTCATCTATCCGGCGCACGGTGCCGGCTCTGTGTGTGGCTCTGGCATGGGTGACCGGGACTGGAGCACGATCGGCTACGAGAAGCGGACTAATCCCCACCTGCAGCTCGGGCGGGACGAGTTTATCGAGTACAAGGTCGGCGAGAAGTTCGTCAGGCCGCCCTACTTCCTGAGAATGGAGGACTATAACCTGAATGGCCCGCCATTATTGGAGTCCAGGCGCGCTCCCGTCCCTCTGGGGGTACAGACTTTCGACAGGGCCATGAGACAGAAGGGTACGGAAGTAGTGGATATCCGGCTTCCCCAGGCATTCGGAGGCGGGCACATTCCCGGCTCGTACAGCATCTGGCTGGGCGGGATGGCGCTCTTCCCGGGGTGGCTGTTCGACTATGAAACCGAGCTGCTGCTGGTGCCATACGAGGATGAGGACGCGTGGAAGGCCGACAGGCTCCTGTGCAGGATCGGCTTCGACCAGGTATACGGATACCTCGCGGGCGGCTTCGAGCCGTGGCAAAACGCGGGCATGCCGATAGAGTTCACAGGAGAGCTTCCAGTCGATGCGCTCAAGCCCCTGATGGACACCAGCGACATCCGGCTGATCGACGTAAGAGAGCCCCGGGAGTGGCAGAACGGCATAGTACCGGGGGCCCTGCTACGATATGTGGGACACCTTAAAACAGATCTGCCTGACGTGCCCCGGGACCGGCCTGTCGCGGTAATGTGCTCTGTCGGCCACAGGGGGAGCCTGGGCGCCAGCATTCTTCAGAAAGCCGGTTACGGGCAGGTGTATAACGTGCCCGGAGGGTTTACAGCATGGAGAGCGAGAGATTACCCGGTGAAGCCTGCGAAATAA
- a CDS encoding AI-2E family transporter: protein MTIIVLLIVAAVAFFFRPLLDGVVFGVFFAYVTRPIKDFLRKYTKYAPMLATFCILLPVIAIFSFAAIELRNQISWFSDHGNEALAQVNAALEALGVPAELVVQLNDVLMNISQYAFAFAATVPIRETFTSLLLLGTNALVSIFVCYYLLKDGDRIISTIMSLTPARFQPAVSFFTVEADRILFGIYIGTFYTALFIATMSAVLFFLFSVPYLALCTAFVFIAAMVPILSGMMVFIPVAAYMYIYRDPAIGILFFLSAIIFVYLPPDFLIRPYLINRASNIHPLLIIMSFIGGGLAGGLSGFFAAPLAVGLLIAVYRTYLKYGEECK from the coding sequence GTGACTATAATAGTCTTACTGATCGTCGCTGCGGTCGCCTTCTTCTTCAGGCCTTTGCTGGACGGCGTCGTCTTCGGGGTCTTCTTTGCCTACGTGACCCGGCCGATCAAGGACTTCCTCCGCAAATATACAAAATATGCCCCCATGCTGGCGACCTTTTGCATCCTGTTACCGGTCATAGCGATCTTCTCATTCGCCGCCATAGAACTCAGGAACCAGATCTCCTGGTTCTCCGATCACGGAAACGAGGCGCTGGCGCAGGTCAACGCGGCACTCGAAGCTCTCGGCGTCCCGGCAGAGCTGGTCGTTCAGCTGAATGACGTTCTGATGAACATCTCTCAGTACGCTTTTGCGTTCGCAGCAACCGTGCCCATCAGGGAAACCTTTACCTCGCTACTGTTGCTGGGCACCAACGCGCTGGTATCGATCTTCGTCTGCTACTACCTGCTCAAGGACGGCGACAGGATCATCAGCACTATAATGAGCCTGACGCCTGCAAGGTTCCAGCCTGCGGTCAGCTTTTTTACAGTTGAAGCTGATCGCATTCTGTTCGGCATATACATAGGCACTTTCTATACGGCGCTCTTCATCGCCACGATGTCGGCCGTGTTATTCTTCCTGTTCAGCGTCCCGTATCTGGCGCTATGTACGGCTTTCGTCTTCATAGCGGCGATGGTTCCGATCCTGTCGGGCATGATGGTGTTCATACCGGTCGCCGCATACATGTACATTTACCGGGATCCGGCAATAGGAATCCTTTTCTTCCTGTCGGCCATCATATTCGTCTACCTTCCCCCGGACTTCCTCATCAGGCCGTACCTGATCAACAGGGCATCCAACATCCACCCTCTCCTGATCATCATGTCCTTCATCGGCGGAGGGCTGGCAGGAGGACTTTCAGGCTTTTTCGCGGCCCCGCTGGCCGTGGGACTGCTGATCGCCGTCTACCGCACCTACCTGAAATATGGTGAGGAGTGCAAATGA
- a CDS encoding AbrB/MazE/SpoVT family DNA-binding domain-containing protein, producing the protein MKKERREIRKGIFAQVEVCPKCEEEWVDEKGYDEIYSQMFTRKTFKIGGSLAVRIPVELANIIGLKEGTDVRIDVKDKKLVIEPIT; encoded by the coding sequence ATGAAAAAAGAGCGAAGAGAAATCCGGAAAGGCATTTTCGCCCAGGTGGAAGTATGCCCAAAATGCGAAGAAGAATGGGTGGACGAGAAAGGATACGATGAAATATACAGCCAGATGTTTACCCGGAAAACCTTTAAGATCGGCGGAAGCCTGGCCGTCAGGATACCGGTAGAGCTGGCCAACATCATCGGCCTGAAGGAAGGCACTGATGTCAGGATCGATGTGAAAGACAAGAAACTTGTGATTGAGCCGATCACTTGA
- a CDS encoding DNA polymerase domain-containing protein, with protein sequence MRTTSSATLSATGMIVDLWHRPSTDSQHGAYLLWLRTADGIICVEDREFRPSFSVIPSTQARLVEQVVAQHENVARAETACRYPSIYAADQVPVIRAFMLDERRAEETMREIRARAPAEVRFAEWKLLPELQWYYLRRIPPHSLVAIEAEGGVLQSIEYIGPADSEALKVMAIYPAFTTRVPANCRIQSITLRYGKEEVAISGREEDVLAEMQRRLDACDPDAIAIFDADWETLPLLGLRAQDNNMRLRLGRLPDPTKLYPPRGAVRHWQAKQVRTPGRILLDLWKDARTDADLKRTGLDLDDVYGAEFHDRQKSPASMVYDLARERLPMLMSWCHRCLMPLDSVCREKHGFMNASSVNSTLIESTVIPDEPEYPEGFKTPLTEQLKENGGLVITPEAGLHENVAIVDFSSLFPRIFVKHNISPETINCRHPECRAHGERVPFLDFHICRKRKGVYPVVFGKVLAERDAVKAKLKSLDPASEEYRKLEMLYKSLKMQLVSPYGYMQFALNNFRSVDGNRSIPAYGRHYLLRARDIAEDAGFNVIYADTDSLFIQGGDRELYTAFCNRISADFGLELKLEHVCRWVLFLPEHPGGKKGLKKKYFASVDGEVLVRGLEVRRQDRAAITKKVQEHVLEILASANDATEFRAMIPKVAAYVRGEVARIQAGNVTPEELAIVRKLSHRPEEYKALPHHAVAAEALAAKGRSVRVGGKVEYIVTGTNKATPLALAGNDPEYDVASYVENTVHPIYMLLREFGLKYEDLLPGPKQVGLDAFMGADSICQV encoded by the coding sequence ATGCGCACGACATCGTCGGCGACATTGTCGGCGACAGGCATGATTGTAGATCTGTGGCACAGGCCATCGACCGATTCACAGCACGGCGCCTACCTGCTCTGGCTGCGGACGGCGGACGGCATCATATGCGTCGAAGACCGGGAGTTCCGCCCATCCTTCTCCGTCATCCCGTCTACTCAGGCCCGGCTGGTGGAGCAAGTCGTGGCGCAGCACGAGAACGTCGCCCGGGCCGAGACGGCCTGCCGGTATCCGTCGATCTATGCGGCGGACCAGGTTCCTGTGATAAGGGCCTTCATGCTGGACGAGCGCCGGGCGGAGGAGACCATGCGGGAAATCCGGGCCCGGGCGCCTGCAGAGGTCCGGTTTGCAGAGTGGAAGCTGCTGCCTGAATTGCAGTGGTACTACCTCCGCCGGATACCGCCGCACTCGCTCGTCGCGATCGAGGCAGAGGGCGGCGTCCTGCAGAGCATCGAGTATATCGGCCCGGCCGATTCCGAAGCGTTGAAGGTGATGGCTATTTACCCTGCCTTCACCACCAGAGTGCCGGCGAACTGCCGCATCCAGTCGATCACCCTGCGCTATGGCAAGGAGGAAGTAGCGATATCGGGCAGGGAAGAGGATGTGCTGGCCGAGATGCAGCGGCGGCTCGATGCCTGCGACCCGGATGCCATCGCCATCTTCGACGCCGACTGGGAAACACTGCCCCTGCTGGGGCTGCGGGCGCAGGATAACAATATGCGCCTGCGATTAGGCCGCCTGCCGGATCCCACGAAACTTTACCCGCCCCGTGGAGCGGTGCGCCACTGGCAGGCGAAGCAGGTTCGTACCCCCGGCCGCATCCTGCTCGACCTGTGGAAAGATGCAAGGACCGACGCCGACCTCAAGCGCACCGGGCTCGACCTCGACGACGTCTACGGCGCCGAGTTCCATGATCGGCAAAAGAGCCCTGCGTCGATGGTCTACGACCTGGCCAGGGAACGGCTGCCCATGCTCATGTCGTGGTGCCACCGGTGCCTGATGCCGCTGGATTCCGTATGCAGGGAGAAGCACGGCTTCATGAACGCCTCCTCGGTGAATTCCACCCTCATAGAGTCCACGGTGATACCGGACGAGCCGGAGTACCCCGAGGGCTTCAAAACGCCCCTTACAGAGCAGCTAAAGGAGAACGGCGGCCTTGTAATAACACCGGAGGCCGGACTGCATGAGAACGTGGCCATCGTGGACTTCTCATCGCTATTCCCCCGGATCTTCGTCAAGCACAACATCAGCCCCGAGACGATCAACTGCAGGCACCCGGAGTGCCGTGCACACGGTGAGCGTGTCCCCTTCCTCGACTTCCACATCTGCCGGAAACGTAAGGGTGTCTACCCCGTGGTGTTCGGCAAAGTGCTCGCCGAGCGGGACGCGGTGAAGGCAAAGCTGAAAAGCCTCGACCCGGCCTCGGAAGAGTACCGGAAGCTCGAAATGCTCTACAAGTCGCTAAAAATGCAGCTGGTCAGCCCGTACGGGTACATGCAGTTCGCGCTGAACAATTTCAGGAGCGTCGACGGCAACCGCTCCATCCCGGCATACGGCCGGCACTACCTGCTCCGGGCCAGAGACATCGCCGAGGACGCGGGCTTCAATGTGATCTACGCCGACACGGACTCGCTCTTCATCCAGGGCGGAGACAGGGAATTGTACACTGCGTTCTGCAATCGCATCAGCGCCGACTTCGGCCTGGAGCTGAAACTCGAGCACGTCTGCCGGTGGGTGCTCTTCCTGCCAGAGCACCCCGGGGGCAAAAAAGGGCTGAAGAAGAAGTACTTCGCCAGTGTGGACGGGGAAGTCCTCGTCCGGGGCCTTGAGGTCAGGAGGCAGGACCGGGCGGCGATCACGAAAAAAGTGCAGGAGCACGTGCTGGAGATACTGGCCTCGGCGAACGATGCGACAGAGTTCCGGGCCATGATCCCGAAAGTCGCCGCCTACGTCCGGGGAGAGGTCGCCCGCATCCAGGCGGGCAACGTCACGCCCGAGGAACTCGCCATAGTGCGCAAGCTGTCCCATCGCCCGGAGGAGTACAAAGCGCTGCCGCATCACGCTGTCGCTGCAGAGGCTCTGGCCGCGAAGGGGCGCTCGGTGAGGGTGGGCGGCAAGGTCGAGTACATCGTCACAGGGACGAATAAGGCTACCCCGCTGGCGCTGGCCGGGAATGACCCGGAGTACGACGTCGCCTCGTACGTCGAAAACACCGTACACCCGATCTACATGCTCCTGAGGGAGTTCGGGCTGAAATACGAGGATTTACTGCCCGGGCCGAAACAGGTCGGGCTGGATGCATTTATGGGAGCTGATAGCATATGCCAGGTTTGA
- a CDS encoding glycosyltransferase gives MVGISVVIPAYNEENYIERCLKSLSCQDYRGDYEIIISDDCSTDNTAAIADKYADLVIRHPKCDTIASGRQIGAKAAKYPVLAFSDADTYMPPGWLSSIASSFEEKDVVGMYGNLMPMDGNRFENGFCRYVNAPYSKFMARINNPAVAGANFAVTREAFDKAGGFDESLVTGEDIELCKRIKRYGRFVFNPDSLVYVSMRRVREWGYARFVAFHVTNTIKVHGGRKGHGGYEPIR, from the coding sequence ATGGTGGGGATCTCAGTCGTCATTCCGGCCTACAACGAAGAGAATTATATCGAGAGGTGCCTGAAGTCACTTTCCTGTCAGGACTACCGCGGGGACTACGAGATCATCATTTCCGATGACTGCAGTACCGACAATACGGCCGCCATCGCGGATAAGTACGCCGATCTAGTGATCAGGCACCCCAAGTGCGACACGATCGCCAGTGGCAGGCAGATCGGCGCAAAAGCTGCGAAGTACCCTGTACTCGCATTTTCGGACGCCGATACATACATGCCGCCCGGCTGGCTGTCCAGCATCGCGTCGAGCTTCGAGGAAAAAGACGTCGTCGGCATGTACGGGAACCTGATGCCGATGGACGGAAACAGGTTTGAGAACGGCTTTTGCAGGTACGTGAACGCGCCCTATTCGAAGTTCATGGCCAGGATCAACAACCCGGCCGTAGCCGGGGCCAACTTTGCCGTCACCCGGGAAGCGTTTGATAAGGCGGGCGGATTCGACGAGTCGCTGGTTACGGGAGAGGACATCGAGCTATGCAAACGTATCAAGCGGTACGGGCGGTTTGTCTTTAATCCCGACTCCCTGGTGTACGTTTCTATGCGGAGAGTGCGCGAGTGGGGCTATGCCCGGTTCGTCGCGTTTCACGTTACTAACACTATCAAAGTACATGGCGGGCGCAAGGGGCACGGAGGGTATGAGCCGATCCGGTAG